One Streptomyces formicae genomic window, ACGCCGACGCCGAACTGGACGTGGCGTTGGGGAAGTACTGGGCGGACAGCAGCCGCCCCTTCTCGGCCGCGGCGCGCTGGAGGCCCGCGAGGGCCGCGGTGTTGCCGTACTCGGTGCCGATCACGATGGTGTCGTCGGTGCGGGCGGGGGCCTCGTCCGTGCGCTCCGGCTCCGAGGGTGCCTCGCCGCCACCGCCGAGGACGAGGTAGAGGCAGATGCGCGTGAACGCGTCGCGGAACTTGTCTCCGGCGGTGCCGATGACCTCGTGCAGATCGGGGGGCAGGCCCTCGTGTTCGTCCTGGCCGGCCGCGGGGCCGGGCGCGCACAGCGCGACCGGGCCCAGGGTGAACTCAAACAACGCATTCTCCGTGGCGCTGGAATCGGGTGGGCGGGCGCGCGGAACCTCCGGTTCCGATGGCACGGAACCTCAGACTCCGACGTGCGGAACCGTCAGGCTCCGACGTGCTCGCTCACCTGGCGCTGGAGATCTCCGACCGTGACCAGATCACGGGAGAACTCGTCGCCGAGTTCGATGTCCAGGACGGCCTCCACCTGAACGACGATGTCGATCAACTTGAGGGAGTCGATGTTCAGATCGGCCTTGAGATCCTGCTCGGCCGCGATTTCAAAGGATTCCGGCAGTTCGGCGATCTCCTTGAGAACTTCGGAAATGCGCTCGTCGATGACAATGCTCGACATTATTCCCCCATGTTTCCAGACTGCTTGTCGGTCACGGATGTAATCACGGGGTTGTCCGCCTGTCAACGAAACCCAGGGTCAAAACTTCCCCGGGTCCGCACGCATAGATTGATCAATCTTCAATCACCTTCGGGCGAGGTCGCCCGGGGGCGTAAAGGGGCACTGCCCCCCGGTGGTCCGAGCCGTGAACTCCGGGCGCTATCCCCGTGATTTACGGGCAGTGCCGCGAGAAAAGGACCGCATACCGGACATAAGGGGCTCGCATGTCCTGTCATCAGCGCTAATGACGAGCGGGTCTGGTGATCTGCATCACGTTGAGATGCTGTGTTCGCCCGGCTACTGTCTGCCGCATCGAAGCTTTCATCGATTCACGGGGGATTTTTGCTGTGCCCGAAAACATCTCTACTCTCGCCCGCCAAGGATACGACCGCTGGGATCTTGCTTCCCATTTCGGAATAGGCGAGGAAGACGCCGACTACAAGGCGCTCAGGGCCGCTTACGACGATCTCCCCGAAGACCCTTACGCAAGCGGCTCAGGACGCTACCGCCGCTATGCGCGCGGTGTATTCCTGCCGTGGTCCAAGGAATTCTTCTGGATGCCCGCCACGGAAAGCCAGGCGCGGGACGGCATGAATGGCTACTACCAGGGCGACAACAATCCCGAGTATGTGAACGTCACC contains:
- a CDS encoding acyl carrier protein; its protein translation is MSSIVIDERISEVLKEIAELPESFEIAAEQDLKADLNIDSLKLIDIVVQVEAVLDIELGDEFSRDLVTVGDLQRQVSEHVGA